The Lycium barbarum isolate Lr01 chromosome 12, ASM1917538v2, whole genome shotgun sequence genome includes a region encoding these proteins:
- the LOC132624586 gene encoding 5'-3' exoribonuclease 2-like produces the protein MADTSKLHHATTITNIKSCIPIVLDYEGSQYNNWATLFKLHCRANLMIDHILPPASPTVPPPATIAEKLTTKALWERLDDIDNKSVRALALDAKFTNTKLMDFPNVKAYCTRLKVLADNLANVGHKVSDERLVLRLLRGLSEEYKTFRMTVQHRTPLPSFDVVRSMLELEEDSHGEDSIHDSGSNAALVSHNINPHNFSSNGQSNNSENGFNNRENSHNRGKKNNRGRGGGNRNSNRGGAGNGQSSGGGSRHNSQGNLPAASPNQGAASQS, from the exons ATGGCTGACACGTCCAAGTTGCACCATGCGACTACAATCACcaatatcaaatcatgcattcctaTTGTTCTTGACTATGAAGGAAGCCAATACAACAACTGGGCTACCCTCTTCAAGCTCCATTGCCGAGCAAACTTGATGATCGACCACATACTACCTCCTGCCTCCCCTACCGTGCCACCACCGGCAACGATAGCCGAGAAACTTACTACGAAGGCTCTATGGGAACGGCTAGATGACATT GACAACAAATCGGTTAGGGCTCTTGCTCTTGATGCAAAATTCACCAACACCAAATTGATGGATTTTCCGAATGTGAAAGCATACTGCACCAGGCTAAAAGTTCTTGCAGACAATCTCGCAAACGTCGGCCACAAAGTTTCCGACGAACGACTTGTGCTTCGTCTTCTGCGAGGATTATCGGAGGAATATAAAACCTTTCGAATGACGGTACAACACCGTACTCCTCTCCCATCTTTTGACGTTGTTCGGTCGATGCTTGAACTTGAGGAAGACAGCCATGGCGAGGACTCCATCCACGACTCCGGGTCGAATGCTGCTCTCGTTTCCCACAATATTAATCCTCATAATTTTTCTAGTAATGGGCAGTCGAACAATTCTGAAAATGGTTTCAATAATCGAGAAAATTCTCACAATCGCGGAAAGAAGAACAACCGCGGTCGCGGCGGCGGAAACCGCAACAGCAACCGCGGTGGTGCAGGAAACGGGCAAAGCAGCGGCGGGGGCAGCCGGCACAACTCCCAGGGCAATCTGCCCGCCGCGTCGCCGAACCAAGGGGCTGCTTCCCAGTCATAG